A genomic region of Canis aureus isolate CA01 chromosome 16, VMU_Caureus_v.1.0, whole genome shotgun sequence contains the following coding sequences:
- the UBE2O gene encoding (E3-independent) E2 ubiquitin-conjugating enzyme isoform X3, whose translation MRSTDSQCGTVIDVSIDCAVKLIGTNCIIYPVNSKDLQHIWPFMYGDYIAYDCWLGKVYDLKNQIILKLSNGARCSMNTEDGAKLYDVCPHVSDSGLFFDDSYGFYPGQVLIGPAKIFSSVQWLSGVKPVLSTKSKFRVVVEEVQVVELKVTWITKSFCPGGTDSVSPPPSVITQENLGRVKRLGCFDHAQRQLGERCLYVFPAKVEPAKIACECPEKHCAQGEGSMAKKVKRLLKKQVVRIMSCSPDTQCTRDHSMEDPGKKGGAKAKSETGSVSPEETPDGSTSPVDMQDEGSEEAQDTSEQLPPFLLKEGGDDRLHSAEQDADDEAADDTDDTSSVTSSASSTTSSQSGSGTSRKKSIPLSIKNLKRKHKRKKNKITRDFKPGDRVAVEVVTTMTSADVMWQDGSVECNIRSNDLFPVHHLDNNEFCPGDFVVDKRVQSCPDPAVYGVVQSGDHVGRTCMVKWFKLRPSGDDVELIGEEEDVSVYDIADHPDFRFRTTDIVIRIGNTEDGAPHKEDEPSVGQVARVDVSSKVEVVWADNSKTIILPQHLYNIESEIEESDYDSVEGSTSGASSDEWEDDSDSWETDNGLVEDEHPKIEEPPIPPPEQPAAPEEDKGVVISEEAATAAIQGAVAMAAPVAGLMEKAGKDGPPKSFRELKEAIKILESLKNMTVEQLLTGSPTSPTVEPEKPTREKKFLDDIKKLQENLKKTLDNVAIAEEEKMEAMPDAERKEDKPEGQSPVKAEWPSETPVLCQQCGGKPGVTFTSAKGEVFSVLEFAPSNHSFKKIEFQPPEAKKFFSTVRKEMALLATSLPDGIMVKTFEDRMDLFSALIKGPTRTPYEDGLYLFDIQLPNIYPAVPPHFCYLSQCSGRLNPNLYDNGKVCVSLLGTWIGKGTERWTSKSSLLQVLISIQGLILVNEPYYNEAGFDSDRGLQEGYENSRCYNEMALIRVVQSMTQLVRRPPEVFEQEIRQHFRTGGWRLVSRIESWLETHALLERAHALPNGIPKDSSSPEPPAVAELSDYGREEPEDGGLAAGEASQGSDSEGGAQGPASASRDRTDQTSEAAPDTPVPPSVKPKKRRKSYRSFLPEKSGYPDIGFPLFPLSKGFIKSIRGVLTQFRAALLEAGMPESAEDK comes from the exons GTGCTCCATGAACACAGAAGATGGCGCCAAGCTCTATGATGTCTGCCCCCATGTCAGTGACTCT GGTCTCTTCTTTGATGACTCCTACGGCTTCTACCCAGGCCAGGTGCTCATTGGCCCTGCCAAGATCTTCTCTAGCGTCCAGTGGCTGTCAGGGGTCAAGCCTGTGCTCAGTACCAAGAGCAAATTCCGAGTGGTGGTGGAAGAG GTACAGGTTGTAGAGCTGAAAGTCACATGGATTACCAAGAGTTTCTGTCCAGGGGGCACGGACAGCGTCAGCCCCCCGCCCTCTGTCATTACCCAGGAAAACCTAGGCAG GGTGAAGCGTCTCGGATGCTTTGACCATGCTCAGCGGCAGCTTGGAGAGCGCTGTCTGTATGTCTTCCCAGCCAAGGTAGAGCCGGCCAAGATTGCCTGTGAATGTCCAGAAAAACACTGCGCCCAGGGGGAGGGCTCTATGGCCAAGAAG GTGAAGCGCCTGTTGAAGAAGCAGGTTGTGAGGATTATGTCCTGCTCCCCGGACACCCAGTGCACTAGAGACCATTCCATGGAGGacccaggaaagaaaggaggggcCAAAGCCAAAAGCGAAACAGGGTCCGTCAGTCCCGAAGAGACGCCTGATGGGTCCACCAGCCCGGTGGACATGCAAGATGAGGGCTCAGAGGAAGCCCAGGACACGAGTGAGCAGCTGCCCCCCTTCCTGCTGAAGGAAGGTGGAGACGACAGGCTGCACTCAGCAGAGCAGGACGCGGATGACGAGGCTGCTGATGACACAGATGACACCAGCTCGGTGACCTCCTCTGCTAGCTCCACCACTTCCTCCCAGAGTGGCAGTGGTACAAGCAGAAAAAAGAGCATCCCTTTGTCTATCAAGAACTTAAAGCGAAAACACAAGCGGAAGAAGAATAAAATCACTCGTGACTTTAAGCCGGGGGACAG GGTGGCAGTGGAGGTGGTAACCACCATGACCTCGGCAGACGTCATGTGGCAGGATGGCTCCGTGGAGTGCAACATTCGCTCCAATGACCTCTTTCCCGTGCACCACCTGGACAACAACGAATTCTGCCCTGGAGACTTCGTGGTGGACAAGCGAG TCCAGAGCTGTCCGGACCCCGCTGTCTATGGTGTGGTGCAGTCCGGGGACCACGTGGGCCGTACCTGCATGGTGAAGTGGTTCAAGCTACGGCCAAGTGGCGATGACGTGGAG CTGATTGGAGAAGAGGAAGACGTGAGTGTCTACGACATTGCTGACCACCCTGACTTCCGGTTCCGCACAACTGACATCGTCATCCGCATTGGCAATACTGAGGATGGAGCTCCTCACAAGGAGGATGAG CCGTCAGTTGGCCAGGTGGCCCGCGTGGATGTCAGCAGCAAGGTGGAGGTGGTGTGGGCTGACAACTCAAAGACCATCATTCTGCCCCAG CACTTGTACAACATTGAGTCTGAGATTGAGGAATCAGACTATGACTCGGTGGAAGGCAGCACCAGTGGGGCATCCTCGGATGAGTGGGAGGACGACAGTGACAGCTGGGAGACGGACAACGGGCTGGTGGAGGATGAGCACCCCAAGATAGAGGAGCCCCCCATCCCACCTCCTGAGCAGCCAGCAGCCCCCGAGGAGGACAAGGGGGTGGTGATCAGTGAAGAGGCTGCCACGGCCGCCATTCAGGGGGCTGTGGCCATGGCTGCGCCCGTGGCTGGGCTGATGGAGAAGGCTGGCAAGGATGGGCCCCCAAAGAGCTTCCGGGAGTTGAAAGAGGCCATCAAGATCCTGGAGAGCCTCAAGAACATGACTGTGGAGCAGCTTCTGACAGGctcacccacctcccccacaGTGGAGCCTGAGAAACCCACTCGGGAGAAGAAGTTTTTAGATGACATTAAGAAACTCCAggaaaatctcaagaagactctggACAATGTGGCCATTGCGGAGGAGGAGAAGATGGAGGCGATGCCGGATGCTGAACGCAAGGAGGACAAACCTGAGGGGCAGTCCCCCGTGAAGGCCGAGTGGCCCAGCGAGACCCCGGTGCTCTGTCAGCAGTGTGGCGGCAAGCCTGGAGTCACCTTCACCAGTGCCAAGGGCGAGGTCTTCTCGGTGCTGGAGTTTGCGCCCT CAAATCACTCTTTTAAGAAAATTGAgttccagcctccagaagccaAGAAGTTCTTCAGCACAGTACGGAAGGAGATGGCACTGCTGGCTACCTCGCTGCCCGATGGCATCATGGTCAAGACTTTTGAAGATAGGATG GACCTTTTCTCAGCCCTGATCAAGGGCCCCACTCGCACCCCCTACGAGGATGGCCTCTACTTGTTTGACATCCAGCTGCCCAACATCTACCCAGCCGTGCCCCCCCACTTTTGCTACCTCTCCCAGTGCAGTGGCCGCCTGAACCCCAACCTGTATGACAACGGGAAGGTGTGTGTCAGCCTCCTGGGCACCTGGATTGGAAAG GGGACAGAGAGGTGGACGAGCAAATCCAGCCTTCTCCAGGTGCTCATCTCCATCCAAG GTCTGATCCTGGTGAATGAACCCTACTACAATGAAGCCGGCTTCGACAGCGACCGGGGCCTGCAGGAGGGGTACGAGAACAGTCGTTGCTACAACGAGATGGCGCTCATCCGCGTGGTCCAGTCCATGACCCAGCTGGTGCGGCGGCCCCCTGAAGTCTTCGAGCAGGAAATCCGGCAACACTTCCGTACTGGCGGCTGGCGGCTGGTGAGCCGCATCGAGTCCTGGCTGGAAACCCACGCCTTGCTGGAGAGGGCCCACGCGCTGCCCAACGGGATCCCCAAGGACAGCAGCTCCCCGGAGCCGCCTGCTGTGGCCGAGCTCTCAGACTACGGCCGAGAAGAACCTGAGGACGGAGGGCTGGCCGCTGGCGAGGCCTCCCAGGGCTCAGACTCGGAGGGCGGCGCCCAGGGCCCGGCCTCAGCTAGCAGGGACCGCACAGACCAGACTTCGGAGGCAGCGCCTGACACCCCGGTGCCACCCAGTGTCAAACCAAAGAAGCGGAGAAAGAGCTACCGGAGCTTCTTGCCTGAGAAGAGTGGCTACCCTGACATCGgcttccctctcttcccactTTCTAAGGGTTTCATCAAGAGCATCCGGGGTGTCCTGACGCAGTTCCGGGCCGCTCTGCTAGAGGCAGGCATGCCTGAGAGCGCGGAGGACAAGTAG